In the Periophthalmus magnuspinnatus isolate fPerMag1 chromosome 4, fPerMag1.2.pri, whole genome shotgun sequence genome, one interval contains:
- the LOC117370201 gene encoding uncharacterized protein LOC117370201 isoform X2 — protein sequence MEIWLLLTAGMVSSTSQIISLEENQTETKIEVIQEGSNVSLHCRLWPNSQGRCKVIWLFNSSRNSKTDHKNLSDLCSTMGTYTLDKVFQNNSGWYSCESTREIPNLQTKVSNWIRLIVNPENPPFVWSDWMWIALGATGLVLVILVIVFFMLRRGQLKERECPIYANTRPGNLRQQPSPRAAPSDNTLKTNSSYQNLRTPEVSRTYEHSRRLSPRQ from the exons ATGGAAATTTGGCTGCTGTTAACAG CAGGAATGGTCTCCTCCACTTCCCAAATTATCTCACTGGaagaaaatcaaactgaaacaaaaattgAAGTAATTCAGGAAGGTTCTAATGTGTCTCTGCACTGTCGCTTGTGGCCCAACAGCCAAGGACGTTGTAAAGTTATTTGGTTATTCAACTCCAGTAGAAACTCCAAGACGGATCATAAAAACCTCTCAGATCTGTGCAGTACAATGGGAACATACACTCTTGACAAGGTTTTCCAGAATAACAGTGGATGGTACTCCTGCGAATCTACAAGGGAAATTCCAAATCTTCAGACTAAAGTCAGTAACTGGATACGGCTAATAGTCA ATCCTGAAAATCCTCCCTTTGTATGGAGTGACTGGATGTGGATCGCACTGGGAGCTACAGGACTTGTTTTAGTGATTTTGGtgattgtgtttttcatgttgagAAGAGGACAGCTCAAAGAGAGAG AGTGCCCGATCTACGCCAACACGCGCCCAGGGAACCTCAGACAGCAGCCCTCTCCACGCGCAGCCCCCTCAGATAATACTCTGAAAACAAACTCATCCTACCAGAACCTGCGCACTCCAGAAGTGAGCAGAACATACGAGCACAGCAGGAGACTCTCGCCACGCCAATAA
- the LOC117370201 gene encoding uncharacterized protein LOC117370201 isoform X1, translated as MEIWLLLTVAGMVSSTSQIISLEENQTETKIEVIQEGSNVSLHCRLWPNSQGRCKVIWLFNSSRNSKTDHKNLSDLCSTMGTYTLDKVFQNNSGWYSCESTREIPNLQTKVSNWIRLIVNPENPPFVWSDWMWIALGATGLVLVILVIVFFMLRRGQLKERECPIYANTRPGNLRQQPSPRAAPSDNTLKTNSSYQNLRTPEVSRTYEHSRRLSPRQ; from the exons ATGGAAATTTGGCTGCTGTTAACAG tagCAGGAATGGTCTCCTCCACTTCCCAAATTATCTCACTGGaagaaaatcaaactgaaacaaaaattgAAGTAATTCAGGAAGGTTCTAATGTGTCTCTGCACTGTCGCTTGTGGCCCAACAGCCAAGGACGTTGTAAAGTTATTTGGTTATTCAACTCCAGTAGAAACTCCAAGACGGATCATAAAAACCTCTCAGATCTGTGCAGTACAATGGGAACATACACTCTTGACAAGGTTTTCCAGAATAACAGTGGATGGTACTCCTGCGAATCTACAAGGGAAATTCCAAATCTTCAGACTAAAGTCAGTAACTGGATACGGCTAATAGTCA ATCCTGAAAATCCTCCCTTTGTATGGAGTGACTGGATGTGGATCGCACTGGGAGCTACAGGACTTGTTTTAGTGATTTTGGtgattgtgtttttcatgttgagAAGAGGACAGCTCAAAGAGAGAG AGTGCCCGATCTACGCCAACACGCGCCCAGGGAACCTCAGACAGCAGCCCTCTCCACGCGCAGCCCCCTCAGATAATACTCTGAAAACAAACTCATCCTACCAGAACCTGCGCACTCCAGAAGTGAGCAGAACATACGAGCACAGCAGGAGACTCTCGCCACGCCAATAA